The genomic stretch CAATCGTTGAGAAGTTATTATCAACCCTTATCAAGTAATGAGTGTGCTTGATAACAATAAAACTTTCATTAGTGTGATCGGAACTGATCAATTTGGTCGTGATATTTGATTAAGAACTTGACAAGGAACATTAAATGCGCTTGGAATTGCTCTGATCATTGCAACTATTCAATTTATCATTGGGGTAATCTTAGGTACCTATCTAGGTTTCCACATTGGAACATGAATCGATAATATTGTCTTAAGAATTATTGATATTTTTGGTTCACTACCTTGAATTATTTTATTTATTATTTTCATTGCTATTTGAGGACCTACTACCATAGTTTTAATTCTTCTTTTGTCATTGACCGGTTGAACAGGGCCAACTTATGGTGCACGACTTTATACAGTTATTGTCAAAGATCAAGAATTTGTCTATGCAGCTAAAGTTATTGGAGCTAGCAAATTCAGACAAATTTATGCCCACATTCTACCAAACATTTTAGGAAAACTACTCTCATCATATGTTGGTAGCATTTTCTCTTCAATTTCCGTGATTGCCGGTTTAGCTTTTCTTGGTTTTATAAAAGAAAGTGCTGACTCTTCTGCTAACTTAGGTCTTATTATTAACTCATCAGTTTCACTGGCGGAAAAAAATGTATGAGCATTACTGTTTCCTTCAATTATCTTAGTTATTTTAGCAATTACTAGCCAATTTATTGCAAACGGAATTCACGATTCACTTGATCCAAGAGTTGGGGGTCGTAAATAATGAATGATAAAATCTTAAATGTAAAAAACTTACGTGTTAAGTTTAGAACTGGGCACCGTGAGTATCTAGAAATCATTCGTGGTGTTAATCTTAGCATTCGTCGTGGACAAATTATTGCCCTAGTTGGTGAGTCAGGATCAGGAAAATCGGTGACTTCAAAATCGCTTTTAG from Mesomycoplasma conjunctivae encodes the following:
- a CDS encoding ABC transporter permease is translated as MTPQEFNEKYRLTQKQVELLKRVDNQNESYQVTGKIVELWKDTIKKFFKSPISLISTIILTILILVAIFTLIFSPYDPSKPISEADPSLVYEQLPSGYGAIKLTITSDVLEKIRLYEQDNNVTLIQGETNELFPNRWEVIINPYQVMSVLDNNKTFISVIGTDQFGRDIWLRTWQGTLNALGIALIIATIQFIIGVILGTYLGFHIGTWIDNIVLRIIDIFGSLPWIILFIIFIAIWGPTTIVLILLLSLTGWTGPTYGARLYTVIVKDQEFVYAAKVIGASKFRQIYAHILPNILGKLLSSYVGSIFSSISVIAGLAFLGFIKESADSSANLGLIINSSVSLAEKNVWALLFPSIILVILAITSQFIANGIHDSLDPRVGGRK